From the genome of Dermacentor andersoni chromosome 3, qqDerAnde1_hic_scaffold, whole genome shotgun sequence:
ACGAATTCTTCCTTTatattgtcaattttttattaaagttaTCAAAAACtgtaaattttcagaaaacgagactatcaagtttacaactctgtcttccggcaacgaaaaatgatgtcgcaattctgcgaattgcatctaatagtacatttaaagcggacaaaagtgatttgttacatatgaatctgaaaaaatttactaatatggaaatacaccttttgcagaacccttgtaaacaaggtaacaaattcacataatatGTAAAATAATATATCGAATCTGTCCACTTTgcatggtctaatggatgccgtttacagaaccgcgacatctgttcttaatgcagagatatgaatttgtaaacttcgtgcttctatttttttccaactgtcgaatatttgaaaatctttttaacaaaattcaagcactaaatcgaaattccgatTCAAACAGTCGCTAGTTTTAACTGTATCTCTCAAAcacagcaaatttcattaaaatcggtccaggggttatctcagaaaaacgtttttgcgctttacgtgtatttgaataggccacctcggagttgggcccgagctaaatcttcctcttaaatTGTATCCGGCTATAGTGGCGTTTTTGAATTTtctctggaagaaatatacagaaatatatactTGCAGAagaatcacagttcttttggatccctcatttactgctctaactagttaagtgccacaaccgactcgtattgttatttggaaagttacgtaacgatgcgtggccgccagtcgcgtacaaccgcgtatggcgcaggaagctgcgactcCACACGTACTGTGCCCACCGCGCAAGGTTAGAACAacatctacataagcacagcagagaagtggcaacgttaagcggctcgaatgataactgtagaagcgtcgttcagaacacacggaattgtcttccacttccggcggcattttctctacttcctttttaaataaaaagatgtttatCGATGaatattttaataaacaacggttacatttgttaatttttgcttttccttcctgtttggctgttgccttggctctctcccttagtagatcgcttaatttctcaaatcattgcgactcttgtttccagttggcaatcttGCACGAAAATttaagagctgtacaattagggaaaaaccagatgagttaacaggtgacagtcatattgcctatgactTTCAAGGTTATTGCAGGGATTGATGATGAATGctatctcgcattattttattttccaccttatctaacccatatcacgggtgtATGGTTCCGAGgctctgtcagcgtcgcggcgagccgtcactcgaggaaataatcaaacaaaaacaaaagttaaacgcaactggcattttctctggccgcaactcgttacacgtgcatacagaccagctgatcacgaactgaatccctttcctggtccctggatcagtctaaacgaagaaggttgaacttacgaagcaacaacgatgggcgtgaccgttgaatagacggtagtaactgaatgcatctcgagttaatcgcgcgggcaccgaattgatgaggaaactggccatcacatcccaggagacgccgataactaccgccatccaaaaggagtgaaaaaggcagaaaatgttgaccgctgaatagctgccaagtctcaacattgatttggcggcgctttaggagtgtgtgtgagaaatggtggcgtgggcgggaagcggggggggggggggcgggcccccccgggcccccccttgggtacgtgcctgcatgaAGGTCaatgctgcttgctgctgccgcgattactcactccagcatttttgcagcgagtttccgcgctcatcgagagaggtgtgttcatgtttacatgcgtgcgcgtgacaccgtgctggttaatttatttagaacacgttggcaggctagttggtttgaatccatgatagaatgtgtgggcgcgactgaacaaggacgtagaagcagacacacaaggacagcgctgtctccgtgtgtctgtttctttctacttcCTCGCTAAGTCACGCTTACACATAgcatcattgttaatttagtttgtaagcgaaattttataagtttatacggccgataaagctactgcccttacttcgtacagctatctactaatttgctattgcaattggcgcttcgcctttcgggcggaaatGTGAAATCTTTTGCAGTACCTTATTTCGTGTGCTTGACCAAATATTGAAAATGCGTCACGTCAGAGAAAAACTTTTTCTAAGCAAAAGTATATTGGGAGATCACTTTGAGTAAGGATCTTAAGAGCCACGATAGTTAAAGCAAAATGTGACGTTGTCGAGCCACACGTCTGGGACATTTGGCTTGGAAAATCCAAGAATGTCAGCTTCAAAGAATACGATTCGTGGCAATGGGAGCGCAACGTTTATTGAAGGTCAATAGGTTATTCAAGAGGGCTTTAGACGAAAAAGACATCTGTTATTATAAAGCGTATTTCTTGTGTGACACGTTCACGGCGAAATTCAATGTTCCTGTATATCTAGGGGGAAGGTAACAGTAATTTTTTGTGTAAATATTTAATGGATTATTCTTGTCCTACAGGTTTGCcaaatatttcctttttttcagtCCAGAGTAACTAGGTGCCGACCTCATCATTGAAGTATGCTCATTCATAATCCTTACCAAGTGTTTATTGTCTTATCACTCACTAGACTCGTAAGAGCCACTACTACCACTGGAGGAACTTCCGTCAccttcctcgtcgtcgtcgtcgtcgtcatcatcgtcgtcatcatcgtcgtcgtcatcatcatcatcatcatcatcatcatcatcatcatcatcatcatcatcatcactatcatccTCACTATTATCGTCACTACCatcgctatcatcatcatcatcatcatcatcatcatcatcatcatcatcatcatcatcatcatcatcatcatcataatcatcatcatcatcatcatcactatcatcatcatcgtcactaCTATCGCTATCATCATCGGCATCACTATCatcgctatcatcatcatcgtcactaTTATTACCATCATTAgctttatcattatcatcattacctTTATCATTACCATTACCATTATCATTATCACTAGCACTAGTACTAGCACTATCTTCAACACTAGCACTAGTACTAGCACTACCTTCAACACTAGCACTAGTACTAGCACTATCTTCATCACTAGCACTATCACTATCTTCATCACTATCACTACCTTCATCACTATCACTTccttcatcaccatcatcatcatcactatcactaccttcatcatcatcatcatcatcatcgtcgtcgtcgtcgtcgtcatcatcagcatcactATCACTTCCGTcaacactatcatcatcatcattatcatcgtcatcatcaccttCATCACTATCACTACcttcatcaccatcaccatcatcatcaccatcactaCCTTCATCACTATCActaccttcatcatcatcatcatcatcatcatcatcatcatcatcatcatcatcatcatcatcatcactacctTCATCACTATCACtacctgcatcatcatcatcatcatcatcatcgtcatcatcaccatcactaTCACTTTcttcatcactatcatcatcatcaccatcatcatcatcatcggattCATCGTCCTCTTCTGATTCACTGCTGCCGGCTGACTCGTTTGAACCTGTGTCCTCTTCCTCATCCGACTCTTCCTCTTCTAATGCCCTGCCGATGGTCAAGTCGCTTTTATCATCGGAGGCACCTGCGTCAACAGCATCGGTCGAGTTTTCGTCATCGTTGCTATCTACCCCACTAGCATATTCTACATCGTATCTGTCACTGATATTGCTTGCACTGCTAGAGTCATTCTCACCTCTTGGACTGCCATTATCACGTCTTTCAGTCAACTTCGCTTGCTTCTGTTCGTGCCCTTTCTCTGCCACATCATGGTCTTTTGGTATGGACCGATATGGTGCTGCGCAAGTAAGGctaaagaaagaatagaaaattTAGCATTATAATGTGCACACAGAAGTAATTTCTTGAGTAAAAATTCGCCAACTCCTAATTCCTCAGTAATGCTTGCTTAAGAAATTTATAACATAATTGTTCTGGTCAATTAAGGTGACATGCAAGGTAGAACGAGGGAAAACTGAGCAAAGTGTAAGGTTTCATGGCTCGAAGAGCGCGGGCTTAGAAAACACAGACACAAGAACAATAAACCCTTCTTGTCTTTCGTGTGTCCTTTTTCAGGTTTCTATCTCATTTGCAAACTCACTATGACGTATATACACCACTGCTAATGTACTGAGCGTTTCACATAAATTGAACCAAACTTAACCAAACGTAACGAGTGGTACATCTTAGGCGAATTATACTAGTGCTCTATGGTCCCTAGTCGTGTACAGATTGATAGCTCTTCGTACCGATGAGTTCTATTCTCTATCGAGAAGAAACGGTTATATTGTAGTAAAACCTCGTTGACACGATCCCGTTACGTACGCTTACCCGGCGCTTATGTTCTCGATCGAGAACataaaaaagaatgcagaaactccACGGGATTTGTCTAAGTGTGCGTAAGCGTACCCCCAAATTTACCCTGGCCCACCCACAAAGTTCACCCACCCCTAAATTTGAGTTGGCCCACATACAAACTTGAAGTCAGCTCACCCCCAAATTGGAAGTTGATCCACCACAAATTTCACTTGGTCCTCCCGACATGTCCAGTTGGCCGACTTACAAATTTATCTTGGCCCTCTCACAAATTTCAATTTGACGGATCCATAGTTTAAGATAGCCCACTCACGGGTTTCAAGTTGTTCCATCCCTAAATTTCAGTTGGTCTGcccctactataagcttttcCTTGCATTTTCTGCGTCCCTATATATCCTTAcgggcattttcttttttttttatttcggtttaGAATGTTTCTCaacgcttataaagctaccaatcatctacattcaGACTATTATAATGTATAAATGTCTTCGCAAATTGAGCATTTTTGTGCAGGTACAAGGCACTCGCCAAAGATCGCTTACGCATTAAATGTGACTCAGCTCCGGGCCtagcgaaagtggatgtccagtgaaGCCTTTGCAAAACCATCACTCGAACTGCTGATGGCGGTATGCACTGCTTtactgatggttcggatgcttgttttgagcttgttctttttgAAACACACGCTGTTCTGTGTGCTGTTtgcgtgatttcaatgaatgtatgcactgttcgtttcactttgctAAATGCCCGTAGCCTGTGCATTACGAGGGGGTTGAGCTATTGCATTTTTGCTTACTTAGAGGGGTATTAGCCATTGCTGGCGATGATAATTTTTTGTTTccggacggacacgaaaaatgccgaccacctagacactaacagcttcgctgtaaaaatgacccaatagagttgcgAATAATTTTTACTGGTTCATATGTTCCACAAATACACGCTCTTTTGGCACCAACGTTCGATACATCGCTAAACTGTGATCGTATGATAAGTTTGcgggccactagatcccatgcaaagaagaaaaagcgcggggcgcgcgcgaccgagAACAGTAGCAGCCCGCCGTCCCATGGGACAACGCCGGCTcgcactcagtttcttattccggtacatGCAAATCTCTCGCCAGGCCAACGCACGACGCATTCCTAGCTGTCACcgccaaccctattgcgataagcaccttcacctatctgttttacagtgcgCGTTGCttagtgccgttggaagcgtactgcacTCATTTACACGGCGATAAGCCAAACGcgctgccgttccctgctgcaggcgatGCGAGCGTCCCGTTTCGCTTTGGCGACATCTGGCGTCGCCCAGCATCTCTATTTCGTTTGGGCTTCCCATCGCTGTCGTAAAACACTACGCACAGGAAAAcagcaaaaattggaggacgcttaagcttcgccttcgagtggaacgcgatagcgttatcgcaccccgttcgcaccgcctactcgaacacgctacgccagccaaacgtcgcgatcggcacagatagccgggccccgacgcgccatgaaggcggacgcgatcatggggcgagtggcgcgccacgtgtcggggcagcgccgtacattgcgaggagggggtcttctgtgtttgccgcaagatggctatGCGTGTGCGCAGACCGCAgatgaaatgtagcggaaacgtacttcgctactcgtgaaactgcgacttctgtaagttacatggtcataattaccgatatacaccgcagtataactttctacggcacatttCTTAGGCAACACCGCgatcactagaggcgattttgtcccgttatgaaggaacgaactcgtggctgagtggtatatagcgtctccgtctcacactccggagaccctagttcgattcccaccagcccatcttgcacgatgttttttatttatgaagtgccttctgggatttatcgctcactgccaacgccgctgacgccgacaccgacgccgacgacaccggcttttctgcgacacgagctccttaacgctgtcgcgttaaaacgcgcCTCGGGCCGCCGAAACCccaccagctcgacgcgcgtCGTCACCTCTCGCCTTATGCCTCGACGAATTGCATCACGTACGTCTCAAATGATGTTaggtctgtcaaattttttagtcACTTGTGATTGTGTGTTTCTCCGGACAGTACGTTTTTCTCGCGCTTTCTCCgaaaatgtatgaacgaggttccgCTGTGCTACATACGCGGATACCCGGGCGCTATGTTCTGCATGGTAACGAACTTGCCGATGCCGAAACAGTGATCTCCAGTACTTGAACCCACTACGAAGATGGCTGGAAGAGTCGCTGGCTCTCGTGCCTGTGGCAAAGCACAGATAACTAGAAGTACAATACAATCCGACACAATCATAACCATGCCAGGTTGAGTGCTCGGCTTGACAAGATGGACCCTACACTTACATGCTCTGAAACTGCCTTTGGCACTAAGATGCCAGTAATCTCTATCATGTCTCCGGAAGCGCTATGGAAAGGTGGATATTTTTGTCCGCGGTGTTCGCCAGGGCTGCCCTACAGTTCTCCTCGAACTTAGTCTTCATGACCGCCGCGGTCAACCGGATGTAAGCCTTCAAGGAAGAGGTGGGTCTTACTGTCGGCGCCTGGAGTGGCAAAGTGCTTCCGGGAATCTTGTCTTCAGCGGCACCGCACCTCTTCTTTATACCCCTCCCATGTTCCTGCCCCCGAGCATGAGCCACGGAGCCACTATTCCCAAATACATTTCATTCATACAATAATTCGTTCAAGACCGGACACCAACTGCCTTCTTGAACACTTTTTGAATGCAAATATGCATGATTCAACCCTGAAGCAGTTTGAGCACCGTTAGGCGTTTTGTTCCAGACTGGAATCTTTCTAATATGGGAAAATATGATCTCTTCGTGGATACCGCTGCAGCCGACGAGTAAACAGATTGAAAAAGTTGTAATTTGCAGACATATCCTCCCAAACGAAAGCCTGAATTATTTACCTCACAATGACTATTTGTGGCTGACGCTTATCATCAAAGTTCTGTGATTGAATCCAAAGAAGCTGAACTAATTCACATTCAGATTTTTTAATTGCATATCGACATTTCTGGGAAGTTCTTAGTGCGGGCAGGGGTTCAGCAACTTAAAAAGCTTATCCATACGGTCACAAATAACGTGCTGTTTCGCAATAGCTGCTGTGCGAAGCTTCGTTACATACACTAGAGCGGTGATTGTTGAACTAACGGAGACAGTGTGAATCTGTATCGCTCTGCTAACCTCCGTGTTCGAGAAATGCTCGTGGAGAATGTGCCACTTAGTGATTTGTGCGTGCATTTTAAAAATGTTTAATGTCACGGTGAGGAATACACAGCTTTGTGTCCGAAGAAATATTTGTGAGCGTGGACATTGTTGACAACGGCTCTATTCAGATATGGCACGTCAAAGATATAACGTGTACTCGTCCTTCCTTTACTTCAGAGAAAGGCGTCTCGATAGTCACGCCTAAGTGCTGATTGTTACGTTTTATGTTCCTTGGTCGCAAATTTCAGGTTTTGGGGCAATTTCGGCATCTTTCAGTTGCTCAGTAAGCGAGATTAGGAAGATGTGTGTGACAGTTGCCAGTGTCGATACATGTCCTATCGTAAACGCAGCTGGCATCTCACTTGCAGGCGACAAGTTGTCATAGATGAATTGAAGCTGTTACTATATTGCGGCAAGTGCTGTCAAATATGTTGCTATGTTAATTGTTTGTGCAAGGGACTGTGTATGGTGTATTATTTCTTTAAATAATTTATTAGTTTCTGGGTACTGTTGGCTGTCTTGGCTGTTGCAAAGTGGGTACAGCGAATTTGCACATGACAGTAAAAAAATATCGTAAAAGTTAGTGGAGACACGTACGAAATAATTATTGGAACAGTATTTTGGAGAACATAAGTGCATGCCACACTATGACAATGATAATGCGTTAACATGATATAAACAGAAACTACAGGGTGCATTGTACAACTATGTTCCTGGTATATGTTTAGGAAGTGCAAGTTCAAAGGAAAGTTTTTAGCATTGTCTTTTAACTGGTCTTCGCACACTGATATTTACTATCAGCTCCTACGAGCAGCCATTATTATCTGATCTTCGatttttcacatgcgacatgttttcTTACAGACGCAACAAATCTGGGGCATTGTATACAATAAAAGGTTGTCTCAGAGGCTTGACGCGACAATGCGAGAGCGAACTACtaatctttcaggaaacttagttCAGGTTCGAAGGGCACGCCGTGGCAAGAAGGAGGCTTGGCGTAGATTTTGGTTTCAATGCAGTGCGCATCTTCGAAATGCTGTCCGGACGGATATTGAGGGGTGCGAAAACCCACGGGTGCGGCTTCGTCAACTCGTGGCAGCACAGTGAAGTTCGCTGTTCACTAACCGCTGGATAACGAAGAGGATTCTATCATTTCAGTGTCTTGAATAGCAGCGCGGCGACGATGGTCGAGTCTCGCAACATGCAGCCGTTTTGCGATTACGCCGTCAGCAAGATGTCGGACACGGCCGGTGTTGTCATATAACAACACACTTAGAATGTGCCCTGTTCACTTTAAGATTACAAGCCCCACCTGCCCAGCTTTAGGTTAGTGACTGTCTTCAGGCAGCATCGTAGTTGGTACGGTTTTCGACTTGGAAGCACACGAATTGGAGAGAGAGCATGCGGTGGAGAAAGGGGTATCTAAAGTCTCCGCGGTGCACCAAGTCACGTGCACACAGGCAGAAGAGGAATGCCCATTTCTCCCCGAGCGCTGACGTAATTCGGTCATATTCCAGAAATTGGCACggtagtaaaaaaagaaaaaaaaaaaagctgttggcTTTAGAAAATTGATTTTACAGCTGTGAGTGGAGGCTTGATCAGGACACGTAAATATGACTTCTTTTATTCTCTTGATTTTCTGTGACATCGTCAGTGCGTGATTTGGTGTTCGTTGAGTGCGACGACCGAAAATGCTCCAGTTCCTTGTGTTAAATATCCGTTGCAGTGGCTATACGTGCGAGTTTATCTTGTGTCCAGGTTTTTTGCTGGTTTCCGGTCAACCTTAGAGTTTGTGCTAGAGCTTTGATCGAAAGTGAAGAGCTTTGATTCGACAGAAAAGGACAGAAGCTGATAATACTCGAAATCGACCGTGCGGCAGCTCTTGATATCGATAACCTAGACCTACGTCGACTAAACCTTGAACGAAAACGGAGATTCATCGTCTGAGAATAATGTCGCGACGTCGATCGCTCACAAATACGGGCAAACAAATGAAGTAACCTTCAGGCATATCCGCTGACATTTTTCATCATGAATTTTATCTGCAAATACGTACATGAACTACTTGCCCTATCGGTAAAATAAGACGGCGCTGGTATGACGAATAGGCAACGGAAATTTCGTGCTCTTTCGTTATTGCGGCAAACTCGCTTTCACCAGCGCTGTTTTTTACACTTGCCCCGGACGACATTTCTCACCCCCAGAGGTCAACTGAAAGCCAGCAGGAGACCTTAAGACTGCTCGAACTGAACTTTTGGTGCTGTCGAATGTCATTGTCTGCAACAGGGGGCGATGGTTGGCTTTCCTAAACGGTCAGGGACAACATTTCACCGACTTAACTGGTAGTGGCGGACAAGGTGCAGTACGCGCAGGAATAGGGTCTGTTGGCAGGGGGTAGGGCGCATCTTCTTGCAGACTGGCTCCCCAATTAAATTGTGGCTTGCTATGCTGAGTTCCTCCTGCAGGAGGAACTATCCTGCAAACACGGGAAATGCGTACTCGGGAAACAAAAACCAAGAGCCTGATTTGAAGTGTGCTGCCTACCCGCCAGGGCTAtcctgttgggctgctaagcacgaggtcgcggaattgaatcccggccacggcggctgcatttcgagggggggggggggggggcaaaatgcgaaaacatccgtgtacttatactgaagtgcacgttgaagaacaccaggtggtgcaaattattcctgagtccgttactacggcgtgcctcttattgagagcgtggttttggcgcgtgaaatcccataatttttaaagGTATGTTGCCTAATGGAGTCCAGATGGCACGGATTCAAGCGCTTTACTAACGGCAGAACTATAAGCACGTTTTGCACGTCGCTGCTCTGGTACACTCACACGTTCCCGGCTCGCGAAAGTGTGCCAGTGCGAGTCAGCGATCCGAAAATTGCCCCATTCATACAACCGCTTTCGTATTATGgcacacccaccgtggttgctcagtggctatggtgttgggctgcagagcacgaggtcgcgggatcgaatcccggccacggcggccgcatttcgatggaggcgaaatgcgagaacacccgtgtacttagatttaggtgcacgttaaagaaccccagggtgtctaaatttcgggagtcctccactacggcgtgcctcataatcagaaagtggtttaggcacttaaaaccgcataattaaatttttgttttctattATAGCACGCAAAATTTTCGTAGCTTGCGATCCGTTGACGCCTGCCCACTCCTTGTggcaccgccgacaaaagcgcTTGATGCATTTTGCCAAATATATGCCGATGGTTGACATCAAGCTAGAGTACATTCATCTGCACTCGACCGTCACGCGGACGCATCCACTGCGGCCGCGGACGTTGGTTATGCAGGCACGGT
Proteins encoded in this window:
- the LOC129386336 gene encoding uncharacterized protein isoform X2, with protein sequence MAVIRPWLGLLVVAVCISLTCAAPYRSIPKDHDVAEKGHEQKQAKLTERRDNGSPRGASDDKSDLTIGRALEEEESDEEEDTGSNESAGSSESEEDDESDDDDDGDDDDSDEESDSDGDDDDDDDDDDDAGSDSDEGSDDDDDDDDDDDDDDDDDDDEGSDSDEGSDGDDDGDGDEGSDSDEGDDDDDNDDDDSVDGSDSDADDDDDDDDDDDDDDDEGSDSDDDDGDEGSDSDEGSDSDEDSDSASDEDSASTSASVEDSASTSASDNDNGNGNDKGNDDNDKANDGNNSDDDDDSDDSDADDDSDSSDDDDDSDDDDDDDYDDDDDDDDDDDDDDDDDDDDDDSDGSDDNSEDDSDDDDDDDDDDDDDDDDDDDDDDDDDDDDDDDDEEGDGSSSSGSSGSYESSE
- the LOC129386336 gene encoding uncharacterized protein isoform X1, producing MAVIRPWLGLLVVAVCISLTCAAPYRSIPKDHDVAEKGHEQKQAKLTERRDNGSPRGASDDKSDLTIGRALEEEESDEEEDTGSNESAGSSESEEDDESDDDDDGDDDDSDEESDSDGDDDDDDDDDDDAGSDSDEGSDDDDDDDDDDDDDDDDDDDEGSDSDEGSDGDDDGDGDEGSDSDEGDDDDDNDDDDSVDGSDSDADDDDDDDDDDDDDDDEGSDSDDDDGDEGSDSDEGSDSDEDSDSASDEDSASTSASVEGSASTSASVEDSASTSASDNDNGNGNDKGNDDNDKANDGNNSDDDDDSDDSDADDDSDSSDDDDDSDDDDDDDYDDDDDDDDDDDDDDDDDDDDDDSDGSDDNSEDDSDDDDDDDDDDDDDDDDDDDDDDDDDDDDDDDDEEGDGSSSSGSSGSYESSE